A DNA window from Mytilus edulis chromosome 14, xbMytEdul2.2, whole genome shotgun sequence contains the following coding sequences:
- the LOC139504483 gene encoding uncharacterized protein isoform X1, translating to MTVHTSKQNIGAVGCISCILIYLYLLAIFTVPTKCADISELRQLNVLVNLTLMTDLVFTNTVSFRCTSNNGNGTWFVFKGSSRNVLFQDKAIGSGYKESKFTMDYFSKDSIQISIRNFDENDIDVYMCSHKDKSSNQLIMGTIEHYQTSVNLTLMTDLVLENTVKLRCTSNTGDGTWFVYKGPSHDVMFQDKALGSGYNQSKFKMEYIPPETIEIEIRSFDKTDIDVYMCSHKDKSSKNLDLRNMEIYEPSVNLTLMTDLVLNSTVKLRCTSNNGYGTWFMYKGSSHDVLFQDDAIGSGFNTSKYSFEYLSQDSLELSIMQFDTNDIDEYMCSHKEKSSNLLDLRMIRNISEIPSERHETQTHVVVIATVVPAIIIGIVVAVICIIRKRARSSRRSRFPTNNEES from the exons ATGACAGTCCACACAAGTAAGCAAAATATAGGAGCTGTAGGATGTATTTCATGTATACTGATATACCTTTACCTACTAG CAATATTCACAGTTCCAACGAAATGTGCAGATATTTCTGAGCTGAGACAGCTAAATG TTTTAGTAAACCTAACATTAATGACAGACTTGGTCTTTACAAATACAGTTAGCTTTAGATGTACCAGCAATAATGGTAACGGAACCTGGTTTGTTTTTAAAGGATCTAGTCGCAACGTTCTTTTTCAAGATAAAGCAATTGGAAGTGGATACAAGGAATCAAAATTTACTATGGACTATTTTTCTAAAGACAGTATCCAAATTAGTATAAGAAACTTTGATGAAAACGACATAGATGTGTATATGTGTAGTCACAAAGACAAGTCATCAAACCAACTGATTATGGGGACGATTGAACATTATCAAA cttcagtaaatttgacattaATGACAGACTTGGTCTTGGAAAATACAGTGAAATTAAGATGTACAAGTAACACTGGTGATGGAACATGGTTTGTGTATAAAGGTCCTAGTCACGATGTCATGTTTCAGGATAAGGCACTTGGTAGTGGTTACAATCAATCCAAATTTAAGATGGAATACATCCCTCCTGAAACTATAGAAATCGAAATCAGAAGTTTTGATAAGACCGACATTGATGTTTATATGTGTAGCCACAAAGACAAGTCATCTAAAAATCTGGATTTGAGGAACATGGAAATTTATGAAC CTTCGGTTAATTTGACATTAATGACAGACTTGGTTTTGAACAGCACAGTGAAATTAAGATGTACAAGCAACAATGGTTATGGAACTTGGTTTATGTATAAGGGAAGCAGTCATGACGTTCTGTTCCAAGATGATGCAATTGGTAGTGGATTCAATACATCAAAGTACAGCTTTGAATATCTTTCTCAAGATAGTTTAGAATTGTCAATAATGCAGTTTGATACTAACGACATTGATGAATACATGTGCAGCCATAAAGAAAAGTCATCAAATTTACTGGATTTGAGGATGATACGGAATATATCTG aaataccTTCAGAGCGACATGAAACACAGACACATGTAGTAGTGATAGCTACTGTGGTACCCGCTATTATAATTGGGATCGTTGTTGCTGTCATATGCATCATTCGTAAACGAG CACGCAGCAGTCGGAGGTCGAG GTTTCCCACAAACAATGAAGAGAGTTAA
- the LOC139504483 gene encoding uncharacterized protein isoform X2: MTVHTSKQNIGAVGCISCILIYLYLLAIFTVPTKCADISELRQLNVLVNLTLMTDLVFTNTVSFRCTSNNGNGTWFVFKGSSRNVLFQDKAIGSGYKESKFTMDYFSKDSIQISIRNFDENDIDVYMCSHKDKSSNQLIMGTIEHYQTSVNLTLMTDLVLENTVKLRCTSNTGDGTWFVYKGPSHDVMFQDKALGSGYNQSKFKMEYIPPETIEIEIRSFDKTDIDVYMCSHKDKSSKNLDLRNMEIYEPSVNLTLMTDLVLNSTVKLRCTSNNGYGTWFMYKGSSHDVLFQDDAIGSGFNTSKYSFEYLSQDSLELSIMQFDTNDIDEYMCSHKEKSSNLLDLRMIRNISEIPSERHETQTHVVVIATVVPAIIIGIVVAVICIIRKRARSSRRSRYV, encoded by the exons ATGACAGTCCACACAAGTAAGCAAAATATAGGAGCTGTAGGATGTATTTCATGTATACTGATATACCTTTACCTACTAG CAATATTCACAGTTCCAACGAAATGTGCAGATATTTCTGAGCTGAGACAGCTAAATG TTTTAGTAAACCTAACATTAATGACAGACTTGGTCTTTACAAATACAGTTAGCTTTAGATGTACCAGCAATAATGGTAACGGAACCTGGTTTGTTTTTAAAGGATCTAGTCGCAACGTTCTTTTTCAAGATAAAGCAATTGGAAGTGGATACAAGGAATCAAAATTTACTATGGACTATTTTTCTAAAGACAGTATCCAAATTAGTATAAGAAACTTTGATGAAAACGACATAGATGTGTATATGTGTAGTCACAAAGACAAGTCATCAAACCAACTGATTATGGGGACGATTGAACATTATCAAA cttcagtaaatttgacattaATGACAGACTTGGTCTTGGAAAATACAGTGAAATTAAGATGTACAAGTAACACTGGTGATGGAACATGGTTTGTGTATAAAGGTCCTAGTCACGATGTCATGTTTCAGGATAAGGCACTTGGTAGTGGTTACAATCAATCCAAATTTAAGATGGAATACATCCCTCCTGAAACTATAGAAATCGAAATCAGAAGTTTTGATAAGACCGACATTGATGTTTATATGTGTAGCCACAAAGACAAGTCATCTAAAAATCTGGATTTGAGGAACATGGAAATTTATGAAC CTTCGGTTAATTTGACATTAATGACAGACTTGGTTTTGAACAGCACAGTGAAATTAAGATGTACAAGCAACAATGGTTATGGAACTTGGTTTATGTATAAGGGAAGCAGTCATGACGTTCTGTTCCAAGATGATGCAATTGGTAGTGGATTCAATACATCAAAGTACAGCTTTGAATATCTTTCTCAAGATAGTTTAGAATTGTCAATAATGCAGTTTGATACTAACGACATTGATGAATACATGTGCAGCCATAAAGAAAAGTCATCAAATTTACTGGATTTGAGGATGATACGGAATATATCTG aaataccTTCAGAGCGACATGAAACACAGACACATGTAGTAGTGATAGCTACTGTGGTACCCGCTATTATAATTGGGATCGTTGTTGCTGTCATATGCATCATTCGTAAACGAG CACGCAGCAGTCGGAGGTCGAG GTACGTGTAA
- the LOC139504069 gene encoding cell adhesion molecule 3-like, with amino-acid sequence MRFTVYDEGNSCAKIDVLVTINGAANLKCPTHSSSASTNWFVPGSVPPISNDNTLYTDNNRISITGNPTKGEYNLRISNVQTSDVGIYKCTVSIKNVAYQHECNLIIGKPPKNLRIENFENQSTVQKKEGEELILKCTVESGQPKEILRFEKNRNIIKESNTSTVNLTVTLSHTDHQSRYTCKAISTALNVSLSQTIIVNVFYAPQVNLGKVGESLMIKEGNNLTVNCIAEGNPEPYNYTWTKICETTRLISTLPAFILNVI; translated from the exons ATGCGGTTTACAGTATACGATGAAGGGAATT caTGTGCAAAAATAGATGTACTAGTGACTATCAATGGAGCTGCTAACTTGAAATGTCCGACTCATTCATCTAGCGCATCAACGAATTGGTTTGTTCCCGGAAGTGTGCCCCCGATAtcgaacgacaacacgttatatactGATAATAACCGGATCAGTATCACTGGTAACCCCACGAAAGGCGAATATAATCTACGAATTTCTAACGTTCAAACTTCAGACGTAGGAATCTACAAGTGTACTGTATCCATTAAGAATGTAGCCTATCAGCATGAATGTAACCTGATCATAGGAA aaCCCCCAAAGAACCTAAGaatagaaaattttgaaaatcaaagcACTGTTCAAAAAAAAGAAGGAGAAgaattaatattaaaatgtacgGTGGAAAGTGGTCAACCAAAAGAGATCCTGCGATTCGAAAAGAATCGGAACATCATCAAGGAAAGTAATACGAGTACTGTAAATTTAACtgtcaccctaagccatacagaccaCCAGAGTCGGTATACTTGTAAAGCCATTAGCACTGCTTTGAATGTGTCACTTTCTCAAACTATTATCGTTAATGTTTTTT atGCTCCACAGGTGAACTTGGGTAAAGTTGGAGAATCATTAATGATTAAGGAAGGGAACAACCTGACTGTTAATTGTATTGCTGAAGGTAACCCGGAGCCCTACAATTATACATGGACTAAGATATGTGAGACGACACGGCTTATTTCAACGTTGCCTGCATTTATCCTCAACGTCATTTAA